The nucleotide window ATGAAGAGGAAACATCCCAAAGCCATCGCAGAAGAAAGTAGAAAGAACTGTTGAAAACAGCTACGTAAAGCctaaatttgattccacaattaAAGTAGTAACTGAGAGAAAGATTGAACCGACTAAAGTAAAAGTGCAGGAGGTAAAAATCCTCACCGAGCGATCTGCGAAACCAGAAGTGATGATTCTGGAAAAGGAACATTTTCAAAAACCACCAGCGGAATTTCCGAAAGCACAACGGCCTTTAGCGGAGACAATCGACCTCCTCACGTATTCTAGCGGTAGGTACCTCCAGTTTGGACTGCGATGTACTTTTGACTGCACCAGCGGAGCCGGTGTTATACGACGGCGGGAGCAGGAGATCCTCTGAGACTTACGCCGGGGGAACTGAAGACTTCATCTCGGAGGACTCGGATACAATGGATGTCAACATCGAGGCCCTTCGTTAGATGGAGAAAAGGAGTAAAAatggatggccgaaaggaaaatcGAGGcgataacatttaaaaagaaatctgtttaatattcttataaagaatttatttcaatgtaatttgtatttttatttttatttttgtataacttgAGAGTTTTTAAGTGTGTCTATTTGATGTTCACTGAACATCTTCTACTGTAAGCGATGTGAGGTATTAAGTAGCAAGAGCCTTATCATTCTTATCCTTATGTATTTATCACTCTTATCATATTTATCTTATTATCACTCTTATCATTATgtatttgacaaaatatttttatattagtgttttctaatattttttaatagtaatttttcatgGTGTTTActtgatgtaaattttattgtttgattacgattgcaagaaatgtttttttttttttaagtggtaatGACCTTTTACTCCTTGccatttttgtggttttttttggggggggggaggttTAATCCTATGACAAGTCTGACTATTAGATGAACTTTATTGACAAGTCGGTAGCGTTTTATTACCAGGAGGGAATAgcatgtttttcttttgttgtggaaggggctaatgaccacagcagtcaATGCTTCTAaagcttcaaaaaaaataaaaaataaaaaataatatttacaaatattcatatGATATACCGACAAAACTATTTGATGAGTAAAGTGAAGGTGTAACTTGGGTTAAGTTTCACATGAGAACTAATAGATTTGCCATGGTGATTTGCAGCCCATATTGGGCTTAGTGAAGAAGAACAATAAATCTATCAGGAATTTCTTTTCACGTTGGCTAGTAATCctgccaagaaatattttttactttttggaacaGCAACAGTTATACAACTTTTGTGACTTGTACCTTGCATTGAAGTTGTTTACATGTTTCTGGGTATAGTACCCAGCATACTTGATGTTTGAAACTAGAATAATGTAATTATGAAAGAATTGGTACAATGGTTATACACATAGTTAAGGAAAACTCTTTATGgtttatattactgttttgtaaacagtaatataaaaaatgctaCTAATACACAATCTATATGAACAGATGCTATGAACAAAATAGTGTGAAAGTACCTACATGGATGAGCAGAAGAATGATTTTAGCTGGAATACGTACTTTCACTATCTTTGCATGTTTACTGATAATTCTCTTATTAATGCACTTGGTCTTTCAGGTTTTCATCTGAGAATATTCAGTATATAATGGACGAGCCATCATGTTATTTGACTAaaagaatacttatttttaaagtgtCCCTATTAGTTCCAGCTCATACGGTTCACTTATTTAttcgaatatttttcttttatttcagtaGAAATTCGTAAATCatagtataattttactttaaattcagAGGCTAATATCAGTTTGTAGGTCCTATTATAAAATCTGTTACTTCTATGCATTTTGACAGATGTCCAGTTGATCTAAAAGCTCTCTCACATAAATGATCAGGTGGAAAAAGTAACTGAGAAGTACAGTGTAGTAAAAATGTCTACACAACAGAGGATAGCGGAAAAGTAGCAGGAAATGTCATTTTTCCACTTTTCCACTGCCTATGTGGTAGTAGTATCCTAACCTGTGTTTTGAAGATTTATGGATCACCATATTCCATCTTTTTCAGAGATTATATGAACAAATGGACATGGATATTTTTCAGCTGGAGGTGTTGACAGGCGATTGAAAACTTAATGATGGATTAAGGAAAATGATCCTTCATGAAGATTGTGAGAGAATCACCGTGCTATTTCTGTTATGGTATTTCAGTTTCTCCAGAAGTGTATGATTTGTGAAGAAGAATGATTATCAATATACTAGGAGAAAAACGCATGTGACATTTTGAAATAGCTGATCTTATTTGAGGCTATAagttgaaatacattttattgcagaatgtttttacttccttgtacaaaataaaggaagtattgtgatcgtgaaaaatttcggttttcagatttcaacagacatatccattttgaccatccctaaatccattttgactagttttggcatgatgtcagtacgtatgtatgtatctcgaataactcgaAAACTATttgtcataggatgttgaaattttggatttaggactgttgtaacatctagttgtgcacctgcctttttgattgcaattgactggattataagtgttcaaaaaacccaaaatccaaaaaaaatatggatttaggactttttcttaactgcagtaataagccctcattgagagcttttcaatgatatatgataagtggtacttatattcattggtcccagagttattgccccatgaaattttaattaatgaaatatttggaacttacaaggggaaggcgctTCAGTtcaatctgacttcatttccttttttttaatttaaatatattaatttattaataattattaacctctgattgtaaaaaaatacagtaaataataattcaaaaataacaataaaaaatatatttatataaaaaaatatcagaagttattaatgaaataaaatttgatgacctttttattttgaaaaaaagtatatgtaatttgataggtaTGCAATGAAGTCATCTGGTgcccacatcagaattttttttttaagaagaacttttaattataataaaacataattgaatAACTGAAAAGTAATGAATTTGTTGTTTTGGTTTTATGTCAGTATTAATTGCAAAACCTGTTTACATGTACTGGATGCATTTCTGTTCTTACTGTCTTATGGTAATACATTTAAGATATGTATCTTTTCATGTTattgaaaaatctatttataacttCCAACTTGGCTTAAAAGATTTGGCAAAGAAAATGATGACTACCATTATAAGTAGCAGACTAACACTCCAGGGGAGGTAATGTAAGATTAGAGCTATCCCTTATAGtggattttttatcttttgttatagATATTCAATTGTTGGGAAAATTAGATGAGATGGTGCTGCAAATCGAAGGGTTGGAATttgctttgttttaaaatttacaattttttgttaataaaagatttcacTACATACATCACTGGAAATTCTACTGAgacatttttgaaacaatttcaaagaagcataaaaattagaattctataaatttttacattcttgcttcatcaaatttatttttcaaaactaattttctttttaaatatgattttatacagGAAAATTTTCATTCCTTATCCCACGGTTGAAGTAATCCATCCCAATACTAAAAATAGGTATCCTTTTAGCAGTAGTGGTGGATAATACCATAATCAACTTTAAAAActggaatatataatttttaaatcttttaattcttcaaaatatttaatatctaagataaaaacattttaggatatttaataattttaatatttttaaaaatgtaacttttatataacttttttaataaaactcttttCCACAATTTACCTGCATTTTATATTCAGTTGAGGActtcaatcaaataaatacatttgtaattaatagaaaatatgtaattaatagaatgaaaatattaataaattataagctAACATTCCAGCTTTTCtgatatacatataatattcaaATGAGAAATTGAATACTAATGgttatgaattatgaaaaatgacAGGAAAACAAAGGctatgaattttgtaaatttttgaacatgtAGAAAGTTATTAAGTAagtgatataaaatatttgtaaaaaaattgtgtttttcaacAATAGAATAGTATTGGAATAAGAATATTATAGAATAGTTATTTAGAACTTATTCCTTTTTGTGGTTAATAAATATTCTCATTGCATGTTGACTGAATGAAATATACAGCATATTTCGGTTAAGTTATTAATACTTCaggggtaaaaaaaaatactgtgcttaatgttaaaaaaacattgttgcaCAGGTTAGGtaagaaattgttatttaattcagTCGTATTAGTTCTTGAACTTAAAACATATtacttaaattgattttttatataatacaaacaatGTTTATCAACattgtttattggttttttatttatgttttttgctACTTGGCAGTGTTGCAATATTTCCTAGTATAAAAACcaaaatgaattattacaaaCATGGTTGATGTGATTTTTTATATGAGCTGTGTGCTTGTTCATTAGTAAACTGTGTCTCCAATAATCCATAATCTGTGTTGTTACCGATCAATAGTAAtgacagattaattaataatcatttaaaatatatttaaatagaattttatttggctatgaaattattgtattacatttataatatagaaacaaaattatctgGTTTCAGGGTACAGAGTTATCAGATTTGTTTAGCTGATTGATGCACTAAGCTTTCAGAAAGCCATTTAAATGTATCATAACCAAAGAGAGGGTTTCcttgtttattgatatttttggTTTAACTGGGATCTAgtaaagtaatattgttaaatgaaatggaaaaacCTTCTTAGCACAAAATCTCTTGgtttaaacatttatgaaattaaaaatgcaagagatttttaagaaaaaaaaaatttaaccgtaaGTATTAAGCAAAACattataataacagttaaatacttctataaaatataataacatactCTGCTTATATAGACAAGCAGCAAACTTATAATCAAGTAGAAATAATTAGTATAAACGAAAAGTTacaattctacaataaataacattttaatgcaataaatttaatcattgtaaTAGGGAAAATCTATCATGAATCAAACTTTGTAGTTTAAGGACGGActagtacattttaaattaatattaaaggtataaacagattaaatttgcTTTGTTTATGTAGTTAATACTGATCCTTTAAAGTGTTTACATTATCCTAAAACGTTTCGCTTATCTATTATCATCAATTAATAatctctaaataattaaaaagcacTTAAAATATTAGGTTTTGTGGTTTAGATTATGTGATTTCAGATAGATTTTTGAGGCAGAAATCAAAATGTTTAAGCCATAGATAAAGTAAATGACCTCtttcttgtataaaaaacaaaatgaattatacTAGCTGTTGTAAGcatatcaaatttaattactataattagtCACTAACTTTGATGTATGTAAAACTCCaaagctattaattttttacctaatgCATCTTTTCTtacttaatgataaaaatataaattcatttatgtaGAATCATTTATAAATCCATTATACTGAAgctataaaacaaatttcagaatgttatttctattaatcaaaaacatataaaggaataagttttaaattaatttttctttaattttcatttggtgAATTATTTTGTGTTGTTCACAGAttcattaatatcaatatttgatGAATGCACATTCTACTTTGAtttcagaataataatctaaataacaaaactatttttaataatttaatctaacgCTAATTATTCCATGATTCCAGCTACTCCACAAACactctgaattattatctaaggaatgtaattattaattaagtactTCTTGAAGGAAACAAAAACGTTTTCAGGaatataaattcatgaaaaatatttcaagaataggGAGACATTAAGGGAGGAAGAAGTTAGAATGCTGGTAATTTTAGCctgataatttttcagaaatttgaaGTTTACTAcacaaatatgcaataaaaaaaaaaagttatttatttatttattttttaaactaagtttgaaaaagtattaaacagtatcaataaatctaattattataaaatattatgaaaataaaaatcgaaatattctggttaaataattttctagttaaaaattaactttggaagattttaatttgtttattcaattacaatacagattataaattggaaaaaaaaactttttattcaataTCTTTATTTCAGTGGATTAATGTAAATTGGAATCTATGTATGGAATCAACTTGGATTAATAGTCAAAATTATAATTCTGGATCCCCAAATGAAAATGATTGGATGGTGATAAGGAATTTTACACGCGCGCGtgggtatgtatatatatatatatatatttatatactcaagAACAGTAACCAATAACCtaattgtataatttgtatattactaTGTATAATTAACTgcatagacacacacacacacacatttatgtgTGTGTGCGAGCGCGTGGGTCTATGCATATAATTATACAtagtaatatacaaattatacaattaGGTTAATGGTTACTGTTCTTTGTTTAACATGTCGTGATCAGCTTAACATGTAATCCGGTTTGCTACTGGTCTTTTAATCAACTTATCTGAGAGTAGgtcaaagaataaattttatgtataatttgtttaaaaattttctccCTGGTAatatatcacaattaaaaatggttaaaaaatatcagaaaaactaAATCGTGAATAtattaagtagtaaaaaaaaatgcatgaataTAAGATATGagtttaaacaagtaattaaaaattaattagataatggTAAAACTTAACGCATTTACgccataaatcacaaaaaaataaaactgaatatttctgAGAATGAACTAGAACCTCATGAATTTTCTTCGTCATACGATTAATTGCTTTAGCGGATTGTTATTGTGAAAAAATCTGTAAGGATAATCAatactgttttacttttattcgaGACAATCaataacacaaaaaagtaaaatagaatcaATGTATTTTGTTATCGATTAGTGGTATGAGATACAGATTCAGACCATCGTGTTAACAAATACTTTGAATACCCAAGATATCGCGAAATGTAGAATTGAACTTTTAGATAAtgaaattacttctttattttttcattggtaGTTTCTTTATCGCGtattagaaagtaaaatttaattaaaactaaggtttaaattcaaataagtTTCATTATATGATTTACTCTATAAACTGTGTATTTGTTGAgtctatttagaaaatatatctcTAAGCACATGTCAACACGCacatatttttgttgaataatttatttaataatgtcacTGCACAAGTGTTTATTTAACGTCTAAGTGATTAAGAAGTATTAGTACAATATACAAACATATGTGAAAAACAAACAGAAGTTATTACTTACTTCtatcttttataaacaaaataataacgataataatgtaaaaagtaactTATTAATATACGAACACTTTTCCATTAAATATTGGTCTAACCACTGAAATTTGTACCTACTATGGAATAGTTTAAAGCTGAATATGTGTCGACTATGGATAATCCAATCAAGAAAATGTGTAGATTACtcaattagttatttattaatttcgtctgttgttatataattttaaactgttatcggttttcaaataagttttatatatttttgcttaCTTTTTATCTGGAATTTTCCTACCTGGATATAACctatatagatttatacagatttgtttattacaaaaactacaataaaattagaattggGTTAATTTCACGTTTTCCCAAAGCGCGGGTTGTTACAGGGAATTTGGGATATCGTATCTGATGATTTTTCAGAgcccttaaatttaaaaaaagtaattgactgaataaagattaaaaaataaatcccaaAGAACGATAAACAAAAGAAGAATACGtgaaatagtagtaataaactTTGAGTGTGCTGTGAGTAatgataattattgtattatgatAGTCACTTATATGATACAAGTGCACATCATATGAAAGAGTAAGTATAATTGTGACTCATTTGTAGGAAAAATGACGTGTACCAATTACAACATGGGAAATTATGTATTTAGCAGTATAAGTGGGTCTTAAAATCTTCttacttttaacttaaaatactaaaaaaaattggcaaaaaattcTCAACAATTTATAGACTGACGcgtcaaaaaacatttttggtggtcTAGAAGAGGACCAAACTTGGACTATTATtatgctatttaaataaataaattttaataattatgtattgtcattatattaaataaactcgAATCTATACACGTACATTTTTTTCTCGAAGGAAAATCAATTCCtgcaaatttaattatatgaagcaaagtatattttttcacttattctactgaattattaaaaaaattatatgttattacatctttgaatttttattataattttttgttgaaggaTTGGAAatcctttaatattaattttcagataaatatttaatacttcttgctctaaatcattttgaaaatgaaaaactttgtcttaatatttttaaagtgtatacgtaaaatgtgtgtatgtttgtgccTATGTGTCTGGATGCGTATGCGTGGGTGCAGGGTAGTAAAATAtaagctaaataatttttaatttagtatatgtaAGTGTGTGAGgcctaaatttttgaaattcaagaaattttttaaattactctggatcattattaatgaaaattacagtttttttaatcgtCAAACTACAGTTGTTTGCTACATTTATATCATCAACTTCACAATCATACGCGTGCGCGTAATAAAACACGCAGACCAAGGGGCATAATTACTGTTGAGAAGTGTGTATTATTAATTCTTTCCTTTATATTCGTGCTTTGAGACATAGAAAATTTGAAGAATGGAAGAGTGGaataaagagaaagaataaaGATAAGTGTGTGATTATAACGTGGTGGAATTACAGAGAGGATATAGAGAGAGTTGACTGTGAGGAAAAAAGGGGGTAGTGACTCATACACCTACATACGTGAGCGGATACTGTTTATACATCATTTAGAAATTAGAATTTAAACTATTGAAGTTATATATCATCAACCCTTTGATAAAAGATAcgattaaaactgttaataagaacgatataaattatttacatacctGCCAGCCCTGCAGCAGGAGGCTTCTATCAACAGTACGAAGCCACATGACGGCGTCTCCTGCCTGGAAGTCCTTGAGACGGTAACATTTTGTGTGCAGGTATATACCGAGACACTTGAGCAGCTCTGATGTAGAGGCTTGGATAACTGTCTTCTTAGGGGGTGCTCGTACTTTCAATTGGGGAGCAGGAGGCAACAAAACAACTTTGGGAGCGAGTTTTTCGCTCAAGAGATTGTTATTATTGGTGTTATTTGCTCGCACAAGGTCCAGACTCGCGGAGGTCGGTATGGAACCGGTTGTTGCACTCTTTACCGGTGGATAATAACATGATATCGCAGCCgccttttgaatatttttgttcttatctACAACGATGGGATTGATATTATCGACTAATGGCTGCCTAAACGTTGTCGtcaagtttttgtttttgttgtccAGTTTTTTCTTGTTGTTATTTGTCGTCGAGAATCTTTTCCAGCTGAGGGCGTTGATGAACAAAGAATGTTTCTTGAAATTCTTTTCGAGAGCGTTCTTCTCCGATATGATTCTAGCGttctcattattaatattattattatggtgaTGATTATTATTCGGATTCTGAGATACGACCAATGAAGCGCTCATTGCCTCGCGGTTTTTGGCGTTATTTAATTGTTCGTAGCTCAGGTTGTTGAGCGTAAATTCTGGCGGGGAGTGGCTCGCGGTCGTTGTGTATATCGGCCGCCTCTCCCGGGGGCTGAAACTGAGAACAGTCCCCATGCCTTTATCTCCTACACTCTTGCATCCTTCGCTACTATTTCGTCGACCTTATTTCTTCGGTCGATAtgctatatttattttcctagttaacacaaaatttaaatcattttattcactATTTCACCACAAACACAGcgtctgttaaaaataatctggtaaaaataaaattaacggcttcgctaaaaaattaataaaagttgcaCATCCGATGTGCAATTGTACGAGTCGCATCGGATATAGATGCGTTTTAACGTCCACCGGGTCAGATCTACTGCACGACTAAACGGAGAGAAAAACACAAGCTTGCCATTAGAGAAAAGGGAAAAACGCCTCTCCGCCCCGCTTCCTCGGTGTAACAGTCGCTATGACAACGCGTTATCACTGGAGAGGGGGTCGATAACGTCACGTGGTTTTCCACCCCTCTAAGAAAGTCCCAGAAGTGTTCAATAACGCTCGCCCTGGACTTTGTTATTCCAGAGGTATCCTTCTCTTGGGTAAGATCGTTTACTCTTCGCTCCGTTAATAAAGCAAGTACTCGCATATAGCCATTCCCGTACTAAGCTATCtaattcgtaaaataataatcacgCATTTTTTATCTCTAATACTCTCGAACAAATGATATTATGCGCTCTAATTTTGAGCCGAGTAGCTAAcgattaataaagaattaaataagaaacagaaagaagaaaatggaaaaaataatttcaaatcggTTAAATTTTCTACTCCTTGAATGTAGGccaaatatatattcattcattcatgatAATGGCcactctaaaaaaattaaaagcttattttttataaaaaatatactttattaatttaagattaataattaatagtataaagttaattatatttagtttctgtgtatgagaaattattaattattaactgaacatttaaaactagatttgatatttagaagattaaaaaaaattattactgcgATAATTCGTAAAATGTTTACCTTTTTCGTTTAgcttagatattttttaaaattattcacgaAGAAAACAAAAGTGGAGAAAAAATTCTGCTACTTATCAATTTAACGTAGATTAATTCATTAAcattgaagataataaataataattttagtgtgTTTATTCCAAAATGAAGTATGTAGTACTTTTCGTctacagaaaacagattaaaaaatataaatattattaatgttacgaCTGGAAAGTAGAGATTTAACTTAGGTAAAGATGGCATAAAGCATTTCATAGAACAGAACAGAAAGTaggtttaattatataaaagtattttattctggGATTAAAATTAGCCACCCCAAGGATAAATgaacattaataagaaaaattattcatacacCATAACACTGGTATTTTcgcaataagaaaataaatacggtGTACTTTTAACATGAGAAAATGCTAAAGAACCAATATAGATCCGtagcagatttaaaataaaaatataatacaattcagATCAggctgtttttttctaaaaaaaatccagaTAATTTCTAATCCAAACCCTGAACAAACGATAGACGAAAAAATTCTTACATGAAGCAAAACTGTTCTTCAGTGCTTATAATTCAAATGAGacatataagttatttttttctacggTTACTCAAATACGTGAGTGTATTAAAAAGAAACGCGAactagtttataatattaataaattgttttacacatatttttatttacattgtcaatttattatataattacattgcTATTCTATACCTtgacatgaaatatttaaaatcgatcaaatttatcatgtttttttagtataaatattataaacgtgaatataaatatatatatttactatatataaatactggaatacaaagaagaggaaaaaagtcaCTAAAAAAGAACACATACGTGTTATATGTGGTTATACGACACATTCAATGAAGCTGAATAATTTTACAGGAAGTACCGGGATGTGTGTTAAATGGATGGTgaatttattacgtaaataaagATGTGTTTGTTTAGTAATACCTGTTGATAGTAAGTTAGCTTTGATGATAATCTTGCGCAGGTGCTCAATAAAATTTCTTCCAGATGCGTGCACTAATAagattatattgttaatattgaaatatattatttataaaggaaatgaaaagaaaCCCAATAACACTCAAGAATCATAATGTAATTATTCatctaaaaataaactgaaatgtaagattttatgaagcgtaaatatatcaatattaagcttacttttaataaattataatttattattaaaaaaaaaaaaaaacataagttataaaaagaaaatggtaGTTCAAAAGTAATGTTTATCGGTTAAGTaccataaacttaaaaaatgtcgGTGATGAGAGgtgtttgataaattattttcataaatggcAAAGCAATTCTGAAGATACGCCAGATTAATTACAGGTAACGTGATTTACCGGGCCTTCTTCATGGAGCCGAATATCTCTGTTGGAAAACGCTCTCAAGCCTGCAGATATGCAGGTGATTTTAAGCCCAATAAGTGACATCATCACTCTTTTTACGTCAGAGGCTGTCTGTACTATGAACACCATAATCTAGCAGAAAGCGTCTCTGATTTGTTCCACTTATATTACAGACGCTTTGTATTTCCttaatcaataataaagaaatattgcaacgcaaaaaattaattatccctTTCTGTTGTAAAAAACGCATTAAATGCAACGTCTcgacttaaattttaataaaataatttatcaaaaaaatatatacgttaaaatgcgtttctttttaataatttttcaattgaattagAAAGTTAGTTTCCCAGAAACAACTTCTGaggcaaataataaattttatcccaataaaatggaaaatccaataaagaatacgcttcaaaaacagtttataaaaacattttacttaaaatctaaacctagatgTCCATTTTGATTGTTAAGTAATTATCATCAGTAGAAAATAcgcaaaaatatgtaaaaaaatgtatatttgtggAAAAGTTTTCTCCTGcatctatttaaaaaactgtCTTTGGAGCGgtaatttaatttccattttatttcaatgaccCTAACATAGTTTTTCATTCGTATATATCCCGATAGACATATATGAAATGAACAGTAGAAAAACatacttatgaaaaataacagATGAAGTGAATtgaaatagtattaaaacattataaaatggaagttattaataaaaataagaattgtattatttaactaattgtcttttgatttcagtaataaatatttaagtttcacAAACCactaattatcaataaaaatatttgaaaacaatctaGAATTTGCAAAATCATTCCACACTCGTCGTCAGCATCCATGTTTCTGATCCATATGGTAAGTGTTTATGCTTCGTTTAATTCACTGAAAATTCTCAAAGTATTCCTAAGGGCAGTTCAAATATTAGCTCTTGATTTTTGGTTCTTTATCAACA belongs to Lycorma delicatula isolate Av1 chromosome 1, ASM4794821v1, whole genome shotgun sequence and includes:
- the Cdk5alpha gene encoding cdk5 activator-like protein gives rise to the protein MGTVLSFSPRERRPIYTTTASHSPPEFTLNNLSYEQLNNAKNREAMSASLVVSQNPNNNHHHNNNINNENARIISEKNALEKNFKKHSLFINALSWKRFSTTNNNKKKLDNKNKNLTTTFRQPLVDNINPIVVDKNKNIQKAAAISCYYPPVKSATTGSIPTSASLDLVRANNTNNNNLLSEKLAPKVVLLPPAPQLKVRAPPKKTVIQASTSELLKCLGIYLHTKCYRLKDFQAGDAVMWLRTVDRSLLLQGWQDVAFINPANVVFVYMLVRELVRGDDVDSEPELQAVVLTCLYLSYSYMGNEISYPLKPFLVEDSKERFWDRCLLIVNSLSRSMLRINSEPAFFTEIFTELKACGTPPSSTISQAA